One Serratia liquefaciens genomic window, TGATCCGGTGCCATCAGGATCTCTTTCTCCACCACTTTGTTCATAAATGCGGCGGCTTCGAGCTCATTATCCAGCGGGAAGTTTTCCACCGCCGGCTGCATAATCAGCTCATACCCTTTAGCGTCCGGCAAGCGGCGTGGGGTAAAGGGAATAATGGCCGGTTTGCCCATTCGCACCAGCACGTAGCTGCCGGTGGTGGTGGCGGCTTTCTCTACGGCGAACAACGGGGCGAACACGCTGCTGCGCGGGCCGTAGTCGTGATCGGGGGCGTACCAGATGATGTCACCTTGTTTCAGCGCCCGGATCATGCCTTTCACGTCTTTGCGGTCCAGCATGGATTTGTTGGAGCGCATGCGGCCCCAGGTTTGCAGCCAGTCCATCAGCTTGTTGTCGTGCGGCCGATAAACGCCGATGCCCGGATTGTGAATGCCAAAGATGCGGGCACCCAGTTCGAGCGTCAGGAAATGCAGACCGATCAACAAAACGCCCTGATGGTTGTCTCGCGCTTTTTGAATGTGCTCCAGCCCGCTGACCTTGAACCACCGTTCGATACGCCAGTTCGGCCAAAACCACGCCATACCGGTTTCAAACAGCCCCATGCCGACAGATTCAAAATTCTGCACCACCAGCGCATCGCGTTCGGCCTGTGGCATATCCGGGAAACACAACACCAGGTTACGTTGGGCAATCGCCACGCGGCGCTTGAGAAAGCGCATGGAAAAGCGGCCAAGTCGCGTGCCAAGACGATAGATAATCGGGTAAGGCAGCAAGACCAATAAATAGAGCAAACCGATGCCGAACCAGGTAAGCCAGTAACGCGGATGCAGT contains:
- a CDS encoding Kdo(2)-lipid IV(A) acyltransferase, with translation MTQVPSFNRSLLHPRYWLTWFGIGLLYLLVLLPYPIIYRLGTRLGRFSMRFLKRRVAIAQRNLVLCFPDMPQAERDALVVQNFESVGMGLFETGMAWFWPNWRIERWFKVSGLEHIQKARDNHQGVLLIGLHFLTLELGARIFGIHNPGIGVYRPHDNKLMDWLQTWGRMRSNKSMLDRKDVKGMIRALKQGDIIWYAPDHDYGPRSSVFAPLFAVEKAATTTGSYVLVRMGKPAIIPFTPRRLPDAKGYELIMQPAVENFPLDNELEAAAFMNKVVEKEILMAPDQYMWLHRRFKTRPEGEPSLY